Genomic DNA from Nocardioides aquaticus:
CACGTCCGATCCCGCTCACGTCCGGCCCTGCTCACGTCCGGCCCGCTCAGCGCGGCGGCAGCAGCACGCTGACCCCGTCGCCCCCGGGCCGGGGCTCCATCCGACCACCCAGGGACCGCACCAGCGACCTCGCCTGCTCCAGGCGGCCCGTCGGGTCCGACGCGTCCCCGCGGTCCTCGCGTGGTGGCGGGCTGATCCCCGACACCTCCAGCCGGACCACGGCCGGCGCCCCCACCAGCACCAGGCGTACGGGGCCCGCACCGTCACCCCTCGGCTGGTCCCGGGCCTCGGTACGGGCCTGCTCCAGCAGCACGTCGAGGACGTACTCGACCGGGCCGGGTGTCAGCGTCAGGTCGAGGTCGCCCTCCACCGCGGCGGAGAAGCCGCGACCGAGCCCGAGCAGGCCGTCGGCCCACTGCTGGGCCAGCGAGGCGGCCAGCTCCTGCAGCGGCACCTCCGCGCCCGACATGAGCGCCCCGCGGCGGGTCATCGCGACGAGGTCGGCCACGACGGAGTCGAGCTCGTCGGCGGCGGCCTGGCACCGGCGGGTGGCCTCGACGGCCTCGGCGTCGAGGCCGGAGTGGGAGAGCTCGTCGAGGCCGAGCCGCATCCTGGTCAACGGGGTCCGCAGGACGTGGGAGGCGTGCACCGAGAACTGCTGCTCCCGCGCCATCCGGTCGCGCAGCGCCGCCGCGCTGGCCTCGAGCGCAGCCGCCACCGCCTGCACCTCCGGCACCCGGGTCCGGGGCAGGTCGAGGTCGAAGCGGCCGCGGCCGAGCATCCCGGCCGCCGCGGCCAGCCGGGTGAAGGGTCGCGCGAACCACCGGGCCATCAGCCACCCGGTGGCAGCGGCCGCCAGGACGGCGAGCAGCAGGATCGCCGTCAGCGTGGGGAGGTCGACGGCCAGCACCTCCCGCCAGCCGGCGGCGGACTCCACCACCCGGACGGTGAGGTCCCCGGCCGAGGCCGACGCCTCGACCGCACGGTCCCGCCCGTCCCCCACCTCGAACGCCGGGCCGCTCGCCGCCGCCTCCAGGACGTCGCCGCGACGTACCTCGAGGCGCTCGGCGTCGTCGACCAGCTCGGCGAGCGCGGCCGAGTCCAGCGGGCGCCCGGCGTCCTCGGCGGTCTGCACGAGGTCCAGCAGGACCCGGGCCTGGGACGTGGCGTGAGCGGCGTCGTGGGCGCGGAGGTTGCCCAGCAGGTTCACGTTGCGGACGAAGCCCAGGACCGCGACCAGCAGCAGGACGAGCGCGACGAAGCCGAGGACGAGCCGCCTGGTCACGGCCCGGTCCTCCTAGACATCGTGTCCGCTGCCCTCCAGACGGAAGCCCACCCCGCGCACGGCCACCACCCGCTCGGGGACCTTGACCTGCTCGAGCTTCTGCCGGAGCCGGCCGATCGTGACGTCGAGCGTCTTGGTCGAGCCGTACCAGTTCTCGTCCCACACGTCGGCCATCAGCTTGTCGCGGGAGACCACCTTGTCGCGGTTGGTCAGCAGGACCTCGAGGACGTCGAACTCCTTGCCGGTCAGCGGCACCTCGGCCTCGCGGTAGAAGACGCGGCGGGCACCGGCGTCCATCCGGAGCCCGTCGACGGCCACGACCGGGGTCGGGCCGGTGTGGGTGCGGCGCAGCAGCGCGCGCACCCGCGCCTGCAGCTCGGCCAGGCCGAAGGGCTTGGCGAGGTAGTCGTCGGCGCCGTAGTCGAGACCCACCACCCGGTCGAGCTCACCGGCGCGGGCGGTGACGATCATGATCGCGCCCTCGAAGGCGAGCTCCCGGGCCTTGCGGCAGACCTCGAGACCGTCCATGTCGGGCAGCCCGAGGTCGAGGATGACCACCTCGGCCGCGTTCGTGCGGAGCTCGTCCAGGGCCTTCTCACCGCTGTCGACCCAGGTGACGTCGTACCCCTCGCGCTCCAGCGTCCGGACCAGGGGGAAGGCGATGTCCTCCTCGTCCTCGACGACCAGGACACGCGCTGCGCTCATAGGTGGGGAGCGTACCGGCGGCACGACGTCCCGGAGGACTAATCAGCCCTGCCCGGCCCAGTGCGGCGTCCGCGGGTGCGGGCCCGGGGTGTGGCTGCGCACCGGCTCCCGCCAGGACTCCCGGAGCAGCACCACGCACAGCGACAGCCCGCCCAGCAGCGCCACCAGCGCCAGCACCGGGGTGTAGACGCCCCCAGGAACGGGTACCCGACCAGCGGGACGGCCAGGACGAGGCGGTCCACGGTGGTGCGGTCCCCGATCGGCACGCCGTCCTCGCCGGCACGGACCTCGATGCCCGCACCACCCGCGCCGACCACGGAGCCCGTCACCAGGCCGGCGGTGCCGGCGCGGGAGACGGTGACCACGTCCCCGTCCTCGAGGTCGCCGAGCGGCACGGCACGGGCCAGCACGACGGAGCCGCGCGCGACGTCGCCGGCGGGCGCGGCCGTCACGTAGCGGTCCAGGCCGAAGGCGGCCGGCACGAGCACGAGCAGCAGGACCGGCGCGGCCACGAGCACCGCGAACGCCGTCCGGGCGCCCCAGGACCACGGGCGACGGCGTGGGACGGGCGCGAGCTCCATCGGGACACTGCTCCGGGTCGGGGGTCGGTGAGGTGGTCCGCCACCCCCCGGGCAGACCTTGCCAGGCTAGGGCCCGTCGCGGCGCCGCACACCCGGTTCCGGACTCGTTCGCGACACGATGTCACCACGGCAGGAAACGGTTCGGTAACAGCGCCCGGACCCCGGTCACCACCTCAGGAGGTCGCCGTGCTCGGCGACCCGGGCCAGCACCTCCTCGGGGCCCAGCTGGTCCAGGGCCAACGGGTCCTCGGCGCCGGCCTCGACCTCGTCCCAGGTGACCGGCGCGGCCACCCGGGGCCGCTCCCGCCCGCGCAGCGAGTACGGCGCGACCGTGGTCTTCGACGCGGCGTTCTGCGACCAGTCCAGGAACACCTTCCCCCGCGGCGCGCCTTGGTCATGGTCGCGGTCACCAAGCGTGGGTGCGCGGCGGCCAGGTCGTCGGCGACCTCCTTGGCCAGCGCCGTCACCGCCTCGGACGGCCGCCGCGACGGCAGGTCGGCATAGAGGTGCAGGCCCTTGCTCCCGCTGAGCACCGGCCGGACGACGAGGTCGTGCTCGGCGAGCGCCTCGGCGACCAGGAGCGCGACCCGGCAGCACTCCCCCAGCCCGGCGGGCTCCCCGGGGTCCAGGTCGACCACCAGCCGGTCGGCGTTGCGCGGGCGGCCGTTGCGCCCCACCCGCCACTGGTGCACGTGCAGCTCGAGCGCCGCCAGGTTGGCCATCCAGGTCAGCGTGGCGAGGTCGTCGACGACCGGGAAGACGAGGGTGTCGCCGTGCCGGGAGGCGCCCCGGGACCCCGACGTCGGCACCGTCACCGTCCGCACCCAGGACGGGGCGCCGCGCGGGGCGTTCTTCTCGTAGAAGCTCTCGCCCCCGACGCCGTGCGGCCAGCGGATCCGGGTCACGGCACGGTCGCGCAGGTGCGGCAGCATCACCGGCGCGACCTGCGCGTAGTAGTTGAGCACCTCGCCCTTGGTGAACCCGGTGACCGGGTACATCACCTTGTCCAGGCTGCTCAGCGTCAGCGTCCGCCCGTCGACCTCGACCCGGACCTCCTCGCGGGGCGGGTCGCCGGCGCGCGGGCTCACGACTGCCCGGTCAGGTCGTCGGTGGCCAGGTCGTCGGGGTCGAGGTCGGGCCGGACCCCGCGGAAGGACGGCTGGCGCAGCCGGGCGTACCCGGCCCCGTGCGTGTCGACGTCGACGACCAGCACCGGCTCGACCCAGTGCGTGCCGCGGGCGTCGACGCGGGGCACCTCGTCGTGGAACGGGCTGGCCGCCCGCGCCAGCGGGGCCACCATCGCAGCCAGCTCCGCGCTCCGCCGGCCCCCGATCCCGCTGCCCACGCGGCCCCGGTAGGCCAGCCCGTCGGACGTCGGCTCGCCGACCAGCACGGCGGCCAGCGGACCGTCGGCGCCGCTGCCCTCCTGCGGGCGCCAGCCCCCCACGACGTACGAGCGCCGGTGCCGGTGCGCCAGCTTCAGCCAGTGCGGGCTGCGCCGCTCGAAGGCGTAGCGGGAGTCGCGGCGCTTGCTGACCACGCCCTCCAGTCCCTGGGTGCGGGTGGCCTCGAGCAGCATCGCCCCGTCGTCGTACGCCGCGGGCACCTGCCACCCGGTGGCCCCGAGCCCGTCGGGGCCGGCGAGGTCCTCCAGGCGCGCCCGTCGCTCGGCCCAGGCCAGCCCCGTGAGGTCCTCGCCGTCGAGCGCGAGCAGGTCGAAGACCATGTAGGTGGCCGGCACCCGGTCGGCCAGCGCGGCCGCCGTGGCCGCCCGGCGCACGTGCATCCGCTCCTGCAGGGTGCGGAAGTCCGGCAGCCCGCGCTCGTTCAGCGCGATCACCTCGCCGTCGACCAGCAGGTCGCGCCCCGGCAGGGGGCTGGTCGAGAGGTCGGGCCACGCCACGGTGACCTCGTTGTCGTTGCGGCTGGTCATCCGCACGGCGTCGCCCAGGTCGGCCCCGCCGCGTGCCAGGACCCGGACGCCGTCCCACTTCACCTCGTGCGACCACCGCTCCCCGGACGGCACCTCGGTGGTCGGGGTGGCGAGCATGGGGCGCATGGGGTCATCCTTGACCCCATGCGGGCGATCTGGAAGGGCGCGGTCTCCTTCGGGCTGGTCAGCGTGCCGGTCAAGCTGTACGCCGCCACGGAGAGCCACGACGTCTCCTTCCGGCAGGTGCACGCCTCCGACGGGGGCCGGATCCGCTACCAGCGGGTCTGCTCGGTCGACGGCGAGGAGGTGCCGTACTCCGAGATCGCCAAGGGCTTCGAGACCGAGGACGGCGAGATGGTCGTGCTCGACGAGGACGACCTCGAGTCGCTGCCCTCGACCAGCTCGCGCGAGATCGCGGTCGAGAAGTTCGTGCCGAGCGACCAGATCGACCCCATGCTGTTCGAGAAGTCCTACTACCTGGAGCCGGAGAAGAGCGGGGCCAAGCCGTACGCCCTCCTGCGCCAGGCCCTCGTCGAGGCCGACCGGATGGCCGTGGTCACCGTCGCCCTGCGCCAGCGGACCTCGATCGCGGTGCTGCGGGTGCGCGACGACGTGATCGTGCTGCAGACCATGATGTGGCCCGACGAGGTCCGCACGCCTGACTTCTCCGTCGAGCCCGGCGACGTCAAGGACTCCGAGACGAAGATGGCCACGATGCTGGTCGAGACGCTCGCCGGCGACTTCGACGCCGCGGAGTTCGAGGACGACTACGCCGGGGCGGTCAAGGCGATGGTCAAGGCCAAGATCGAGGGCGGCGAGATCAAGCGGACCCCGACGTCGACGAAGTCCTCCGGCGAGGTCGTCGACCTGCTCGCCGCCCTGCAGCGCTCGGTCGAGGCGGCGAAGAGCTCGCGCGGCGAGGACACGGCGGCGGAGCAGGAGAAGCCGACGGAGAAGGCCCCCGCCAAGAAGACCGCGAAGAAGTCCGCGGCCACGAAGGCTCCCGCCAAGAAGACCGCCGCCAAGAAGACCGCCGCGAAGAAGACCGCGAAGAAGAAGCCGGCGGCCAAGAAGGCCAGCTGAGCCCGGTCCTCAGGCCAGCGAGTCCTCCCAGGCCGCGTGCAGCGCGGAGAACCGTCCGCCGTCGGTGGCCACCAGCTCGGCCGGCGAGCCGTCCTCGACGACCCGCCCGTGCTCCATCACCAGCACCCGGTCGGCGATCTCGACCGTGGAGAGCCGGTGGGCGATGATCACCGCGGTCCGCCCGGCGAGCACGGTGCGCAGGGCCTGCTGGACCAGCCGCTCGGACGGCACGTCGAGCGAGGAGGTGGCCTCGTCCAGGATCAGCACGGCGGGGTCGGCCAGGAACGCGCGGGCGAAGGCGACCAGCTGGCGCTGGCCGGCGCTCAGCCGCCCGCCGCGGTTGGCCACGTCGGTCTCGTACCCCTCGGGCAGGGCGGTGATGAAGTCGTGCGCGCCGAGCGCGGTGGTGGCGGCCACGACGTCCTCCATCGACGCCCCGGGCCGGCCGAACCGGATGTTGTCGGCGACGGTGCCGGAGAACAGGTAGTTCTCCTGGGTCACCATCACCACGGCGCGGCGCAGGTCGTCGGAGGTCAGCGTGCGCAGGTCCTGCCCGTCGAGCAGCACCGCGCCGCCGGTCGGGTCGTAGAAGCGGGTGGCGAGCTTGGCGAGGGTGGTCTTGCCCGCACCGGTCGTGCCGACCAGGGCGAGGGTCTGGCCCGCCGGCACCGTCAGGTCCAGGCCGGGCAGGACCGGCCGGTCGGCGACGTAGGCGAAGCGGACGTCCTCGAAGCGCAGCTCGCCCCGCGCCGCGCCCAGCGGGTGCGGGCGCTCGGGCTCGGGCACGTCCGGCTCCTCCCGGAGCACCCCGGCCAGCTTGTCCAGCGCGGCCGAGGCCGACTGGAAGGTGTTGTAGAACTGCGAGATCTCCTGCATCGGCTCGAAGAACTGGCGCAGGTAGAGCAGGAACGCCGCCAGCACCCCGACGGTGACCTCGCCCTGGAAGGCGAGGTAGCCGCCGTAGAGCAGGGTGATGCCGATGGTCAGGTTGCCGATCAGCTTGATGCCGGGCATGAAGACCGCGACCAGCCGGAAGGCGTGCAGGCTGGCGCGCCGGTACTGGTCGTTGACGTCGTCGAAGATCTCCTGGTTGCGCGGCTCCCGGCGGAACGCCTGGACCGCCTTCACGCCGCCCATCGACTCCACGAAGTGCACGATGACCAGCGCGATCTTCTCCCGGGTACGGGTGTAGCTGCGCGCGGAGGCCTTGCGGAACCAGTTGGTCAGCAGGAACAGGAACGGCCCGCACAGCAGCGCCACCGCGCCGAGCTCGAGGTCGAGGAACAGCAGCAGCCCGGCCGTGCCGACCAGGGTGAAGGCGGCGGTGACGAGACCGTCGAAGCCGGTCTCGAGCATCTCGTAGATCGCGTCGACGTCGGAGGTCTGCCGGGAGATGACCCGGCCGGAGGTGTAGGAGTCGTGGAACGCCGGGCTCAGGGCCTGGAAGTGCCGGAACACCCGCCGCCGCAGCTCGTAGAGCATGTCCTGCCCGATCGTCCCGGACCGGACGAGGAACAGGTTGCGCGCCACCGCCTGCAGGACCGTCGAGGCCAGCACCAGCCCGACCACCTCGGCCAGCGGGACGAGGTTGCCGCTCTCCTGGATGGGCGGGATCCCGGAGTCGATGCCCACCTTGACCAGGTAGGGGATCGCCAGCCGGCCGACGTTCTCGACCACGACGATCCCGATCAGGATCCACAGCGCCTTCCTGTACGGCCGCAGCAGCTCGCGCAGCAGGTCGCCGGCGCCCCCGGTGAAGGTGACCCCGCGGCCGCGCTCGGCGGCCTCCTCGGCGTCGACCTCGGCCACCCCGCGCCAGTCGGCGCTCGGCCCGCTCATCGGCGTGCCTCCGCGTGCTCGGTGGGTCGGGCCGGCGCGGCGTCGGCGGCGAGCAGCTCCCGGTAGGCCGGCACGGTCGCGAGCAGGTCCCGGTGGTCGCCGACGTGGGTGATCCGGCCGTCCTGGAGCAGCGCGACCCGGTCGGCGAGCAGCACCGTCGAGGCCCGGTGGGCGACCACGAGGCCCGTCGTCGAGGCCAGCACGCGCTGCAGCGCCTCCTCGACCAGCTGCTCGGTGTGCACGTCGAGCGCGGACAGCGTGTCGTCGAGGACCAGCACCACCGGTCGTGCCAGCACCGCGCGCGCCAGGGCGAGGCGCTGGCGCTGGCCGCCGGAGAGCGCCATGCCCTGCTCGCCGATCCGGGTGTCCAGTCCCCAGGGCAGGTCGTGCACGAAACCGGCCTGGGCGATCGCGAGGGCCTCCTCGACCTCGGCGTCCGAGGCGTCGGCGCGACCCAGGGTGAGGTTCTCCCGGGCGCTCATCGAGAACAGGGTGGGCTCCTCGAAGGCGGTCGCCACCAGGCTCCGCAGGTGGGTCAGCTCCAGGTCGCGGACGTCCACGCCGTCGAGGGTGACCCGTCCGCCGGTGACGTCGTAGAGGCGCGGCACCAGGGCGGTGAGCACGCTCTTGCCCGACCCGGTGGCGCCGACCAGCGCCACGGTCTCACCCGGCGCGAGGTCCAGGTCGACCCCGCGCAGCACCGGCTCGTCGGGGGCGTCCGGGAACGCGAAGTCCACGCCCTCCAGGCGCAGGTGGCCGCGCGGCTCGGCGATCACCCGGTCCCCGCCGACGATGTCGGGCCGGGTGTCGAAGATCTCCAGGATCCGGGCGGCCGCGGTCATCGCCTCCTGCGCCATCGCCAGGATGACGCCGAGGGAGGCCACCGGCCAGACCAGCGACAGCAGCAGCGTGATGAAGGCGACCAGCTCCCCGGGGGTCAGCTGGTCGTACCCGACGCCGATCGCGCCCAGCCCCAGGACGGCCACGACCGCCAGGTTGGGGATGCCCTCGAGGAACGTCCAGAACTTCGCGGCGAGCCGGACCTTCTCCATGCTGGTCGCGCGCAGCCGGTCGGCCGAGGCCTCGTACTGCCGCGCGACGTGCTCGCTGCGCCCGAAGGACTTGATCACCCGGACCCCGACCGCGCCCTCCTCGGCCAGCGTGGCCAGGTCGCCCTGCTCGTCCTGGACCCGCCGGGAGATGACGACGTAGGTCCGCTCGAAACGCATCGAGAGCACCACGATCGGCACCGCCGCGGCAGCCACGACCAGGCCGAGCGGCCAGTACATGACCAGCAGCACGGCCGTCGTCGCCACGAGCTGCAGCACGTTGACGACCAGGAAGATCATCCCGAAGCCGCTGAACCGGCGCAGGGCGGCGAGGTCGGTGGTCGCGCGCGAGAGGAGCTGGCCCGACTGCCACTGGGTGTGGAAGGACATCGGCAGCTGCTGGAGGCGGTCGTAGAGGTCGCGGCGCATCGCGCTCTCGATGCTGAGCACGGCGCTGGACTGGATCCACCGGCGCCAGAAGACCAGCGCGGCCTCCAGCACGCCGAGGCCGATCGCCAGCAGGCCCAGCGGGAGCAGCATCCCGATCTCGCCGTCGGTCACCGGTCCGTCGATGATCGCGCGCGTCACCAGCGGGATCGCGATCGCCAGCCCGACCCCGACCAGCGAGACGGTCAGCATGATCGCCAGGGTCGTGGCGTGGGGTCGCAGGTAGGAGCGGAGGCGCCACAGGGAGTGGACGCCGGCGGGCGGCTGGGTGGCGGGGACGACCCCCGCAGAACTGGTTGACATCGGCAACCCCGACCCTAGGTGGGGCCACCGACACCGCGCC
This window encodes:
- a CDS encoding sensor histidine kinase, producing MTRRLVLGFVALVLLLVAVLGFVRNVNLLGNLRAHDAAHATSQARVLLDLVQTAEDAGRPLDSAALAELVDDAERLEVRRGDVLEAAASGPAFEVGDGRDRAVEASASAGDLTVRVVESAAGWREVLAVDLPTLTAILLLAVLAAAATGWLMARWFARPFTRLAAAAGMLGRGRFDLDLPRTRVPEVQAVAAALEASAAALRDRMAREQQFSVHASHVLRTPLTRMRLGLDELSHSGLDAEAVEATRRCQAAADELDSVVADLVAMTRRGALMSGAEVPLQELAASLAQQWADGLLGLGRGFSAAVEGDLDLTLTPGPVEYVLDVLLEQARTEARDQPRGDGAGPVRLVLVGAPAVVRLEVSGISPPPREDRGDASDPTGRLEQARSLVRSLGGRMEPRPGGDGVSVLLPPR
- a CDS encoding ABC transporter ATP-binding protein gives rise to the protein MSTSSAGVVPATQPPAGVHSLWRLRSYLRPHATTLAIMLTVSLVGVGLAIAIPLVTRAIIDGPVTDGEIGMLLPLGLLAIGLGVLEAALVFWRRWIQSSAVLSIESAMRRDLYDRLQQLPMSFHTQWQSGQLLSRATTDLAALRRFSGFGMIFLVVNVLQLVATTAVLLVMYWPLGLVVAAAAVPIVVLSMRFERTYVVISRRVQDEQGDLATLAEEGAVGVRVIKSFGRSEHVARQYEASADRLRATSMEKVRLAAKFWTFLEGIPNLAVVAVLGLGAIGVGYDQLTPGELVAFITLLLSLVWPVASLGVILAMAQEAMTAAARILEIFDTRPDIVGGDRVIAEPRGHLRLEGVDFAFPDAPDEPVLRGVDLDLAPGETVALVGATGSGKSVLTALVPRLYDVTGGRVTLDGVDVRDLELTHLRSLVATAFEEPTLFSMSARENLTLGRADASDAEVEEALAIAQAGFVHDLPWGLDTRIGEQGMALSGGQRQRLALARAVLARPVVLVLDDTLSALDVHTEQLVEEALQRVLASTTGLVVAHRASTVLLADRVALLQDGRITHVGDHRDLLATVPAYRELLAADAAPARPTEHAEARR
- the ligD gene encoding non-homologous end-joining DNA ligase, with translation MRPMLATPTTEVPSGERWSHEVKWDGVRVLARGGADLGDAVRMTSRNDNEVTVAWPDLSTSPLPGRDLLVDGEVIALNERGLPDFRTLQERMHVRRAATAAALADRVPATYMVFDLLALDGEDLTGLAWAERRARLEDLAGPDGLGATGWQVPAAYDDGAMLLEATRTQGLEGVVSKRRDSRYAFERRSPHWLKLAHRHRRSYVVGGWRPQEGSGADGPLAAVLVGEPTSDGLAYRGRVGSGIGGRRSAELAAMVAPLARAASPFHDEVPRVDARGTHWVEPVLVVDVDTHGAGYARLRQPSFRGVRPDLDPDDLATDDLTGQS
- a CDS encoding Ku protein; protein product: MRAIWKGAVSFGLVSVPVKLYAATESHDVSFRQVHASDGGRIRYQRVCSVDGEEVPYSEIAKGFETEDGEMVVLDEDDLESLPSTSSREIAVEKFVPSDQIDPMLFEKSYYLEPEKSGAKPYALLRQALVEADRMAVVTVALRQRTSIAVLRVRDDVIVLQTMMWPDEVRTPDFSVEPGDVKDSETKMATMLVETLAGDFDAAEFEDDYAGAVKAMVKAKIEGGEIKRTPTSTKSSGEVVDLLAALQRSVEAAKSSRGEDTAAEQEKPTEKAPAKKTAKKSAATKAPAKKTAAKKTAAKKTAKKKPAAKKAS
- a CDS encoding ABC transporter ATP-binding protein, which gives rise to MSGPSADWRGVAEVDAEEAAERGRGVTFTGGAGDLLRELLRPYRKALWILIGIVVVENVGRLAIPYLVKVGIDSGIPPIQESGNLVPLAEVVGLVLASTVLQAVARNLFLVRSGTIGQDMLYELRRRVFRHFQALSPAFHDSYTSGRVISRQTSDVDAIYEMLETGFDGLVTAAFTLVGTAGLLLFLDLELGAVALLCGPFLFLLTNWFRKASARSYTRTREKIALVIVHFVESMGGVKAVQAFRREPRNQEIFDDVNDQYRRASLHAFRLVAVFMPGIKLIGNLTIGITLLYGGYLAFQGEVTVGVLAAFLLYLRQFFEPMQEISQFYNTFQSASAALDKLAGVLREEPDVPEPERPHPLGAARGELRFEDVRFAYVADRPVLPGLDLTVPAGQTLALVGTTGAGKTTLAKLATRFYDPTGGAVLLDGQDLRTLTSDDLRRAVVMVTQENYLFSGTVADNIRFGRPGASMEDVVAATTALGAHDFITALPEGYETDVANRGGRLSAGQRQLVAFARAFLADPAVLILDEATSSLDVPSERLVQQALRTVLAGRTAVIIAHRLSTVEIADRVLVMEHGRVVEDGSPAELVATDGGRFSALHAAWEDSLA
- a CDS encoding response regulator transcription factor codes for the protein MSAARVLVVEDEEDIAFPLVRTLEREGYDVTWVDSGEKALDELRTNAAEVVILDLGLPDMDGLEVCRKARELAFEGAIMIVTARAGELDRVVGLDYGADDYLAKPFGLAELQARVRALLRRTHTGPTPVVAVDGLRMDAGARRVFYREAEVPLTGKEFDVLEVLLTNRDKVVSRDKLMADVWDENWYGSTKTLDVTIGRLRQKLEQVKVPERVVAVRGVGFRLEGSGHDV